GTCTGGAAGTTTATCTTTTAGTTTTAATTCCCTATATTTCATGCCACTAGTGTTGAAAAATCTTTTGAATGGTAAATTTGATTTTTCCCACCATTCCTTGATTTCATCGGCTTGAGGATTATCTTCAACGATATGCCTTGACTCGTATTCAATGGCATTTTCATCTAACCAGTTTTTAGCTTTTCTACATGTTGAACATTTCGGATAGTTTACGAATAACATAATAATAGATTTGATTTACAGTTTAAAAAAGGTGGCTCTTTCAAAAACTTAATTGATTTTGATTAAAAAAATTTTTGAAGAGAAACATTATTTTCTTTTCTAATTTTTCTTTATTTTTAATTTAAAAGTAG
This DNA window, taken from uncultured Methanobrevibacter sp., encodes the following:
- a CDS encoding arsenate reductase family protein is translated as MLFVNYPKCSTCRKAKNWLDENAIEYESRHIVEDNPQADEIKEWWEKSNLPFKRFFNTSGMKYRELKLKDKLPDMSEEEQFDLLATDGILVKRPILVGDDFVLVGFKVKEWEEKLL